In one window of Helianthus annuus cultivar XRQ/B chromosome 17, HanXRQr2.0-SUNRISE, whole genome shotgun sequence DNA:
- the LOC110921000 gene encoding cytochrome P450 CYP72A219, with protein MEVMSMSMSVVYCGVAVAAVVAVAVYGWRFLNWVWFRPKAMEKSLREQGLNGNPYKFLFGDLKEMVQMSQQAKLKPIKLTDSIVPRVMPFNYASAKTCGSIFFTWLGPRPLVHVTEPPLIRQILANYNQFQKPRGGNPLTKMLARGLADADADQWVKHRKIINPAFHVEKLKHMLPAFHISCNEMINKWEGITKGKSGEVDVYPHLQTMTSDVISRTAFGSSYEEGRRIFELQVEQAKLVIKAAQSMYIPGSRFLPTKRNTRMKQIDREVKSSIKKIIHKRLKETGESTKQDLLGLLLDSNNKEIKQQGNNKFGLSIDEVIEECKLFYFAGQETTANLLVWTMILLSQHTNWQDRARDEVLKLFGDRKPDIDGLNHLKTINMILHEVLRLYPPGVALGRMIHEETKVGNLTLPSGSHLMLHLMLLHYDADIWGDDVNEFNPERFAEGVSKATKGQASYFPFGGGPRICIGQTFALLEAKLALAMILRRFSFELSPSYAHAPHTIITLQPQFGAQLILSEL; from the exons ATGGAAGTGATGAGCATGAGCATGAGTGTTGTGTACTGCGGTGTTGCGGTtgcggcggtggtggcggtggcggtatACGGGTGGAGATTTCTGAACTGGGTTTGGTTCCGACCGAAGGCCATGGAGAAGAGTCTTAGAGAACAAGGTTTGAACGGAAATCCGTACAAGTTTTTGTTCGGAGACTTGAAGGAGATGGTGCAGATGTCACAGCAGGCCAAACTCAAACCAATCAAACTAACCGACAGTATTGTTCCACGTGTCATGCCGTTTAACTATGCATCTGCAAAGACTTGTG GTAGCATATTCTTCACCTGGTTGGGGCCAAGACCTCTGGTGCACGTAACAGAACCTCCGTTAATACGACAAATATTGGCTAATTATAATCAGTTTCAAAAGCCAAGAGGAGGGAATCCATTAACAAAGATGCTTGCAAGAGGACTTGCAGATGCTGATGCAGATCAATGGGTCAAACATAGAAAGATCATCAACCCTGCATTTCATGTTGAGAAACTAAAG CATATGTTGCCAGCCTTTCACATTAGTTGCAATGAGATGATCAACAAATGGGAAGGGATAACAAAAGGAAAATCTGGTGAAGTTGATGTTTATCCTCATCTCCAAACAATGACCAGTGATGTTATATCGCGTACAGCATTTGGTAGCAGTTATGAGGAAGGAAGAAGGATATTTGAACTTCAAGTCGAACAAGCAAAGCTAGTTATAAAAGCCGCACAATCAATGTATATTCCAGGATCTCG ATTTTTGCCAACAAAAAGAAACACAAGGATGAAGCAGATTGACCGAGAAGTAAAGAGTTCGATAAAGAAAATAATCCATAAACGATTAAAGGAAACCGGAGAAAGTACCAAACAAGATTTGTTGGGCTTATTGTTGGATTCAAACAACAAAGAAATCAAGCAACAAGGGAACAACAAATTTGGACTTAGCATTGATGAAGTTATTGAAGAGTGCAAACTTTTCTACTTTGCAGGACAAGAAACTACTGCAAATTTGCTTGTTTGGACTATGATCTTGTTAAGTCAGCACACGAATTGGCAAGATCGAGCTAGAGACGAAGTTTTAAAACTGTTTGGAGATAGAAAACCAGATATCGACGGGTTAAATCATTTAAAAACC ATCAATATGATCTTGCACGAGGTACTTAGGTTATACCCGCCTGGTGTAGCCCTAGGACGGATGATTCATGAAGAAACTAAAGTAGGAAACTTAACGTTGCCATCCGGGTCACATCTTATGTTGCACCTGATGCTTTTACATTACGACGCTGATATATGGGGTGATGATGTGAACGAGTTCAACCCGGAAAGGTTTGCTGAAGGCGTGTCAAAGGCAACCAAGGGACAAGCTTCATATTTCCCATTCGGAGGGGGGCCACGTATATGTATTGGACAAACTTTTGCTTTGTTAGAAGCAAAACTCGCACTCGCTATGATTCTAAGACGTTTCTCCTTCGAGCTTTCACCATCATACGCGCATGCTCCACATACCATTATCACCTTACAACCTCAGTTTGGTGCTCAATTGATTTTGAGTGAGCTTTGA